From the genome of Scytonema hofmannii PCC 7110, one region includes:
- a CDS encoding aliphatic sulfonate ABC transporter substrate-binding protein codes for MPDFYMIPLQQCRFQHSSLLITIFCISFIASGCTQTAVNGADQSANSSTKPVSSQTQEKNNVIRLGYQKGGIIPIARQRGELERELVAQNIKVEWSGPFDRCATLLQALNGNRADIGGCGDIPSISGIAAQQPLCIGSIQRPKLDALSNAILVRGNSPIRKPADLIGKKVAVNQGGAGEYLLLKVLEKENIPKEKVQRVYLSPNDAAPALYQSSVDAWAVWEPYVSIAELEHGARRITTTHPAPTYGIMVVRSGSVTENPTAVKAALTALSKDGEWLNQNTAAAADFMVKELKVSNAVAKQATKNRGLESYTFPTAEDIANLQKTADWLLEQKIIPQRVDITAAVCPLGG; via the coding sequence ATGCCGGATTTTTACATGATTCCTTTGCAACAGTGCCGCTTTCAGCACAGCAGCTTGTTAATTACAATTTTTTGTATCAGCTTCATAGCATCTGGTTGTACCCAAACTGCTGTGAATGGTGCCGATCAATCTGCAAATTCTTCTACCAAACCAGTTAGCAGTCAAACTCAAGAAAAAAATAACGTGATTCGGTTGGGTTATCAAAAAGGAGGGATTATCCCGATCGCACGTCAGCGTGGAGAATTAGAACGCGAGCTAGTGGCTCAAAATATCAAAGTCGAATGGAGTGGCCCATTTGACCGTTGTGCTACACTTCTTCAAGCTCTCAATGGTAACCGTGCTGATATTGGTGGATGTGGTGATATCCCTTCCATCTCTGGAATTGCTGCTCAACAGCCGCTTTGCATTGGCTCTATACAGCGCCCTAAACTAGATGCTTTAAGCAATGCCATCCTAGTCCGTGGAAATTCACCTATCCGTAAACCTGCTGATTTGATTGGTAAAAAAGTAGCAGTCAATCAAGGAGGTGCAGGTGAGTATTTGTTATTAAAAGTTTTGGAAAAAGAGAACATCCCTAAAGAAAAAGTCCAGCGCGTCTACTTGTCACCCAATGACGCTGCACCCGCTCTTTACCAAAGCTCTGTTGATGCTTGGGCAGTCTGGGAACCCTATGTTTCCATTGCTGAACTAGAGCATGGTGCAAGAAGAATTACTACAACCCATCCAGCCCCTACCTACGGCATTATGGTTGTGCGGAGTGGATCTGTTACTGAAAATCCAACTGCTGTAAAAGCTGCTCTGACTGCTTTAAGTAAAGATGGTGAGTGGCTAAATCAAAATACTGCAGCTGCAGCTGATTTTATGGTCAAGGAACTTAAAGTCTCTAATGCTGTAGCTAAGCAAGCAACCAAGAATCGAGGTCTAGAGTCATACACTTTTCCCACTGCGGAAGATATTGCTAATCTTCAAAAAACTGCTGACTGGTTATTAGAGCAAAAGATTATTCCCCAACGAGTCGATATTACTGCTGCTGTATGTCCGCTTGGTGGTTAA
- a CDS encoding carbonic anhydrase codes for MQSDPDSYQDSSKDTQAQRKMTNPKTVTAKRSRMSLCISNFGRRSFLGRAGVVTAVATSVATAMMSPVRSSTKRGDIAYAQNTGERNGGSQILQEVLSANQTYVKNFGDKSNLPLPPGRRFAILTCMDARLDPAKYAGLSEGDAHVIRNAGGRASDDAIRSLVISYKLLGTKEWFVIHHTNCGMEFFTDQVIRKLLSNSLTTAVLDENGFRDVGQRPGSTEGEFINWLTINDQVTSVAIDVRRIRFHPLVPRDIPIYGYLYDVKTGELIEIPEATEIGRAA; via the coding sequence ATGCAATCAGACCCCGATTCTTATCAGGATTCTTCCAAAGACACACAAGCACAAAGGAAAATGACAAATCCTAAAACAGTGACTGCCAAAAGAAGTCGTATGTCCTTATGCATAAGTAACTTTGGTAGACGCTCATTTCTTGGTCGTGCTGGTGTAGTGACGGCTGTAGCCACTAGTGTTGCTACGGCGATGATGTCTCCTGTACGTTCTTCCACGAAGAGAGGAGACATTGCCTATGCACAAAATACTGGGGAGCGCAATGGAGGAAGTCAAATTTTACAAGAAGTCCTATCAGCTAACCAAACTTACGTTAAAAACTTTGGTGATAAAAGTAACCTTCCCTTGCCTCCTGGTCGTAGATTTGCTATTCTCACCTGTATGGACGCTCGACTCGACCCTGCCAAATATGCTGGACTATCTGAAGGAGATGCCCACGTAATTCGTAATGCAGGCGGACGTGCTAGTGATGATGCTATTCGCTCTTTAGTAATCTCTTACAAGCTACTTGGCACTAAGGAGTGGTTTGTTATTCACCATACTAATTGTGGTATGGAATTTTTTACAGACCAAGTTATACGTAAGTTGTTATCTAATAGTCTTACAACTGCAGTTCTGGATGAGAATGGCTTTCGTGATGTTGGACAGAGACCGGGATCGACGGAGGGAGAATTCATTAACTGGTTAACTATTAACGACCAGGTAACAAGCGTTGCTATAGATGTCAGAAGGATTCGATTTCACCCATTAGTACCCCGCGATATCCCTATCTATGGCTATCTCTACGATGTCAAAACTGGGGAGTTAATTGAAATTCCTGAAGCTACAGAAATTGGTCGAGCAGCCTAA
- a CDS encoding FAD-dependent oxidoreductase, producing the protein MSAYNSKLASTIGSHSDLEADVLVIGGGPAGTWAAWSAATQGAKVILADKGYCGTSGATAAAGTTVWYISNPDNREAELSKRETLGGFLSDRDWMNRVLDRARLNLNRLVEWGYPFSRDDNGDLYLSSLHQGAEYMRLMRKQVKKVGVKILDHSPALELLVDADGAVAGAKGMNRQTGEHWTIRAAAVILATGGCAFLSKALGCNVLTGDGYLMAAEVGAQLSGMEFSNAYALTPAFASVTKGAYYRYATFTYEDGTVIEGKDRRDIARILLTQPVYACIDKANEEEKSWMRTIQHNFFLPFERVGIDPFTQRFPITLRFEGTVRGTGGLRIVDETCATSVPGLYAVGDAATRELICGGASGGGSPNAAWASASGDWAGEAAALYARQIGSQANKRSLQRIDGATLRPSNNIFEPTDIIRAVQAEVVPYDRNLFRTEQGLSESLKRLHELWNEIRNASVKSDQQTIQARETAAMVATARWMYATALKRKESRGMHKHEDYSQTDAKQKHRLLSGGLDSVWVKPEKKGIGSRE; encoded by the coding sequence GTGAGTGCTTATAATTCAAAGCTAGCATCTACCATCGGTTCGCATTCAGATTTGGAGGCAGACGTCCTCGTTATTGGAGGTGGACCAGCAGGCACTTGGGCAGCATGGAGTGCTGCAACTCAAGGAGCGAAAGTTATTCTTGCAGATAAGGGTTACTGTGGGACTAGTGGAGCTACGGCAGCAGCTGGTACAACAGTTTGGTATATTTCAAATCCTGACAACCGCGAGGCAGAATTGTCTAAACGAGAAACTCTCGGCGGATTTCTGAGCGATCGCGATTGGATGAACCGTGTCTTAGATCGAGCGAGACTTAATCTCAATCGGTTGGTAGAGTGGGGTTATCCTTTTTCTAGAGATGATAACGGAGATCTCTATCTTTCTTCCCTGCATCAAGGTGCGGAGTATATGCGGTTGATGCGAAAACAAGTGAAAAAGGTAGGCGTAAAAATCCTCGACCACAGCCCCGCATTGGAATTGTTAGTGGATGCAGACGGTGCTGTAGCAGGGGCAAAAGGGATGAATCGGCAAACAGGGGAGCACTGGACAATCCGAGCAGCAGCTGTCATTCTTGCGACTGGGGGATGCGCTTTCCTCAGCAAAGCCTTAGGATGCAATGTCCTCACAGGGGATGGGTATCTTATGGCAGCTGAAGTTGGCGCTCAACTATCAGGCATGGAGTTTTCTAATGCTTACGCCCTAACTCCTGCTTTTGCTTCCGTTACTAAAGGTGCATATTATCGCTATGCTACTTTTACCTATGAAGATGGAACTGTCATTGAGGGAAAAGATCGCCGAGATATTGCCCGTATATTACTAACCCAACCCGTTTATGCTTGTATCGATAAAGCAAATGAAGAAGAAAAAAGTTGGATGCGAACGATTCAACATAATTTCTTCTTACCTTTTGAGCGAGTTGGGATCGATCCCTTTACCCAAAGATTTCCTATAACATTACGTTTCGAGGGAACCGTGCGGGGTACAGGTGGATTGCGAATTGTTGATGAAACGTGTGCCACATCTGTTCCCGGTCTTTATGCTGTTGGAGATGCTGCAACACGAGAACTCATTTGTGGTGGTGCTTCAGGCGGTGGTAGCCCTAATGCAGCCTGGGCAAGTGCTTCTGGTGATTGGGCAGGTGAAGCCGCTGCTCTCTATGCCCGTCAAATAGGGAGCCAAGCGAACAAGCGATCGCTACAGAGAATTGATGGAGCCACACTTCGTCCTAGCAACAATATTTTTGAGCCAACAGATATAATTCGTGCAGTGCAAGCAGAAGTTGTTCCATACGATCGCAATCTATTTCGTACAGAACAAGGTTTATCAGAATCCCTCAAGCGACTGCACGAGTTGTGGAATGAAATTCGCAATGCATCAGTGAAATCAGACCAGCAAACAATCCAAGCGAGAGAAACTGCTGCAATGGTTGCAACAGCGAGATGGATGTATGCCACTGCGCTAAAACGAAAAGAATCTCGCGGTATGCACAAACATGAAGACTATTCCCAAACCGATGCAAAACAAAAACACCGTTTGCTTAGTGGTGGACTAGATAGCGTTTGGGTCAAACCAGAAAAAAAGGGAATAGGGAGTAGGGAGTAG
- a CDS encoding 4Fe-4S dicluster domain-containing protein: protein MIELVSESRCIQCNICVTVCPTNVFDKVSNAPPTIARKSDCQTCYICELYCPVDALFVAPQADESVAVDEECLVDSGLLGTYRKKLGWGRGRTPSAQREQSAKFFKYSP, encoded by the coding sequence ATGATTGAATTAGTCAGTGAATCTCGTTGCATTCAATGTAATATTTGTGTAACTGTTTGTCCAACAAACGTCTTTGACAAAGTATCTAATGCTCCTCCTACAATTGCTCGGAAAAGCGATTGTCAAACCTGTTATATTTGTGAATTGTATTGCCCAGTTGATGCTTTATTTGTTGCTCCTCAAGCTGATGAATCTGTTGCAGTTGACGAGGAATGTTTAGTAGATTCGGGATTACTTGGAACTTACCGCAAAAAGTTAGGATGGGGACGAGGAAGGACTCCATCTGCTCAAAGAGAACAGTCTGCTAAATTCTTCAAATATTCTCCATAG
- a CDS encoding glutathione S-transferase family protein, whose product MPVQETISTWDRLLEISRKNTPARRVRRPGQSPSTSPIPSGLHKLNSDTPPVLLYRDTNSWCPFCERVWFALEEKEIPFETEFIDLSNKPKWYTDLVPTTLVPAAKIEGKLVYESKDILLALEERFSSPPLLPEDPEENAVARQLIENAETSGFLGAAYKFLRHQTSDAAELANFQTDLEAKLDELEESLGRYPGLYFVSTFSLVDIMYSPHLDRLAANLPVYRGYHIKGNERFPRLNAWFEAIKQRPAYHRVKSDSTTNNLLLRRRFGLQPVGNPLPLDITDSETLHYRAEAAERLSDNREVAIADIVKNSGVQALAADGDITGVKEAVEWHLKLLAEYLLHGKDLPLLGGRTGGKENTTDPTVAAVGAITLAYVRNRICAPRDMSAGAATAFRAAADKVLASLY is encoded by the coding sequence ATGCCAGTTCAAGAAACAATATCCACTTGGGATCGATTGTTAGAAATTTCTCGAAAAAATACTCCGGCTCGACGGGTACGCAGACCGGGACAATCGCCTTCTACATCTCCCATTCCCAGTGGTCTTCACAAACTAAATTCTGATACACCACCAGTACTGCTTTACCGCGATACCAATTCTTGGTGTCCTTTTTGCGAACGAGTTTGGTTTGCCTTAGAAGAAAAGGAAATCCCCTTTGAAACAGAATTTATCGATTTGAGTAACAAGCCCAAGTGGTATACCGATCTCGTTCCCACAACACTTGTTCCGGCTGCAAAAATTGAAGGCAAATTAGTTTATGAATCTAAAGATATTCTCTTAGCTTTGGAAGAGCGATTTAGTAGTCCGCCTCTGCTTCCTGAAGATCCAGAAGAAAATGCTGTGGCGAGACAGTTAATAGAGAATGCTGAAACAAGTGGTTTTTTGGGTGCTGCTTACAAATTTTTAAGACACCAAACTTCGGATGCGGCTGAGTTAGCCAATTTTCAAACAGACTTGGAAGCTAAATTAGACGAACTTGAAGAAAGCTTGGGAAGATATCCAGGTCTTTATTTTGTTTCAACGTTTAGTTTGGTAGATATTATGTACAGCCCACATTTGGATCGATTGGCTGCTAATTTACCAGTATACCGAGGATATCATATCAAGGGAAATGAACGCTTCCCTCGACTCAATGCTTGGTTTGAGGCAATTAAACAACGTCCTGCTTATCACCGAGTCAAATCGGACAGTACAACCAACAATTTACTTTTGCGTCGCCGATTCGGTTTGCAACCAGTTGGAAATCCATTGCCTCTAGATATAACAGACAGCGAAACACTTCATTATCGAGCAGAAGCTGCTGAACGACTGAGTGATAACCGGGAAGTTGCGATCGCAGATATTGTGAAAAACTCTGGAGTACAAGCATTAGCAGCAGATGGAGATATTACAGGAGTGAAAGAAGCAGTTGAGTGGCATCTTAAACTGTTAGCAGAGTATCTCCTTCATGGAAAAGACTTACCTTTACTAGGTGGAAGGACAGGAGGGAAAGAAAATACCACCGATCCGACTGTAGCAGCCGTCGGAGCTATTACACTTGCCTATGTGAGAAATCGCATTTGTGCTCCTCGTGATATGAGTGCGGGTGCTGCTACGGCATTTCGAGCAGCAGCTGATAAAGTCTTAGCATCACTTTATTGA
- a CDS encoding LLM class flavin-dependent oxidoreductase, translating to MSTKKQLKLGAFLPGSGHHVAAWRHPDAQADGGLNFQHYKRLAQTAERGKFDMVFLADGVAVRERGQGKEALSRTAVVHFEPLTLLSALSAVTEHIGLTATVSTTYNEPYHLARKFASLDYLSGGRAGWNLVTSATEVEAKNFSRDRHMEHTLRYERAKEFVDIVTKLWDSWEDDAFLRDKESGIYFDPNKLHIPDHQGEHFSVRGPLNVARPIQGYPVIIQAGSSEDGKNLAAQTAEVIFTAQQTLEEAQAFYTDVKSRLIKYGRSFDSLKIMPGIFPVIGKTEQEAKDKFEQIQQLIDPSVGLGLLGVMIGGFDLSNYPIDEPLPELPETNGGKSRQKLLTDLAHRENLTIRQLYLWIAGARGHRQTVGTPEQIADLLEDWFVNGGADGFNIMPPYLPGGLDDFVDLVIPELQHRGLFRTEYEGRTLRENLGLPRPVNQFTTLAVSPELVTVGAST from the coding sequence ATGAGCACAAAAAAACAACTAAAATTAGGTGCATTTTTACCAGGTTCCGGGCATCATGTAGCAGCATGGCGACACCCTGACGCACAAGCTGACGGAGGTTTAAACTTTCAGCACTACAAGCGACTCGCTCAGACAGCTGAACGAGGCAAATTTGATATGGTTTTCCTCGCTGATGGTGTAGCTGTAAGGGAACGGGGACAAGGTAAAGAGGCGCTCAGCCGAACTGCAGTTGTTCACTTTGAACCTCTGACCTTACTCTCAGCATTATCAGCCGTAACAGAACATATTGGCTTAACCGCAACAGTCTCAACCACTTACAACGAGCCTTACCACCTAGCTCGTAAATTTGCATCCTTAGACTATTTAAGTGGCGGTCGTGCTGGATGGAATCTTGTGACTTCTGCAACAGAGGTTGAAGCAAAAAACTTCAGCCGCGATCGACATATGGAGCATACGCTACGTTACGAGCGTGCAAAAGAGTTTGTAGATATAGTGACTAAACTCTGGGATAGTTGGGAAGATGACGCTTTCTTACGTGACAAAGAATCAGGTATTTACTTCGACCCTAATAAATTACACATTCCCGATCATCAGGGCGAGCATTTTTCAGTACGAGGACCTCTCAATGTGGCTCGTCCAATCCAAGGGTATCCAGTCATCATTCAAGCAGGGTCATCCGAGGATGGTAAGAATCTAGCTGCACAAACAGCAGAAGTGATTTTTACTGCACAACAAACACTGGAAGAAGCTCAAGCATTTTACACAGATGTCAAGAGTCGATTAATAAAGTATGGACGTTCTTTTGACAGTCTCAAGATTATGCCCGGAATTTTTCCAGTAATTGGCAAAACTGAGCAAGAAGCCAAGGACAAATTCGAGCAAATTCAGCAATTAATCGATCCATCGGTTGGATTGGGATTGCTTGGAGTGATGATAGGTGGATTTGATTTATCTAACTATCCAATAGATGAACCACTTCCAGAACTACCAGAGACTAATGGTGGTAAAAGCCGTCAAAAACTACTGACCGATCTTGCCCATAGAGAAAATTTAACCATCCGGCAATTGTATTTGTGGATTGCTGGCGCACGCGGACATCGGCAGACTGTAGGAACACCAGAACAAATCGCAGATCTGCTTGAAGACTGGTTTGTCAATGGTGGGGCTGATGGATTCAATATCATGCCACCTTATCTACCAGGTGGTTTAGATGATTTTGTAGATTTAGTCATTCCTGAATTGCAGCATCGAGGGTTGTTCCGGACTGAGTACGAAGGTCGAACCCTACGTGAGAATCTCGGTCTGCCCCGTCCAGTAAACCAATTCACTACCCTTGCAGTATCTCCAGAACTAGTAACAGTAGGTGCTTCTACATAA
- a CDS encoding TauD/TfdA dioxygenase family protein, which translates to MSFQNFDVQPVAGRIGAEIVGVDLSADLSKEIISEIRQALVQYKVIFFRRQQLDANRQVAFARRFGEVTTAHPTVPSFPGHPEVLDLNYGRTVTRANNWHTDVTFVDRPPLGSILRAIVIPAAGGDTIWANSVTAYQDLPAHLRNLADQLWAIHSNAFDYAVTPIDLSEEVKAYRDVFTSTVYETLHPVVRVHPESGERGLFIGGFVRQIRGLSSTESADLLRLLQAYVTRPENTVRWRWQVGDVAFWDNRATQHYAISDYGDQPRHVQRVTIIGDRPVGIDGKQSEAIKGDSSAYNQRVSVAA; encoded by the coding sequence ATGAGTTTTCAAAACTTTGACGTTCAACCAGTCGCAGGACGTATCGGTGCTGAAATCGTAGGTGTTGATTTGAGTGCTGACCTCAGTAAGGAAATTATCAGCGAGATTCGTCAGGCTCTTGTTCAATATAAAGTTATCTTCTTCCGTCGCCAACAGCTAGACGCCAACAGGCAAGTTGCTTTCGCTCGCCGATTTGGTGAAGTGACAACAGCACATCCCACCGTACCATCATTTCCAGGACACCCAGAAGTTTTAGACCTAAATTATGGGCGAACTGTTACCCGTGCCAATAACTGGCACACTGATGTCACCTTCGTAGATCGCCCTCCACTTGGTTCTATTTTGCGAGCGATTGTCATACCTGCAGCCGGAGGAGATACAATTTGGGCAAACTCTGTGACTGCATACCAGGACTTACCCGCCCATCTGCGTAATCTTGCAGACCAACTCTGGGCTATACATAGCAATGCTTTTGACTATGCCGTTACCCCAATTGACCTTTCTGAAGAGGTTAAGGCGTACCGAGATGTCTTCACATCTACTGTATACGAAACACTTCATCCAGTTGTACGCGTTCATCCTGAGTCTGGTGAACGCGGTCTGTTCATTGGCGGTTTTGTTCGCCAAATCCGTGGCTTATCATCAACTGAATCGGCAGATCTTCTCCGACTTTTACAGGCGTATGTGACTCGTCCGGAAAATACTGTTCGTTGGCGTTGGCAAGTTGGCGATGTAGCATTCTGGGACAATCGCGCTACTCAACATTACGCCATTTCTGATTATGGTGACCAGCCCCGCCACGTTCAGCGAGTGACAATCATTGGCGATCGCCCAGTCGGTATCGATGGTAAGCAAAGTGAGGCAATCAAGGGAGACTCTTCTGCTTACAACCAACGCGTATCAGTTGCTGCCTAA
- a CDS encoding glutathione S-transferase family protein: MRLFYTPNSPYARIARVAALELNLSNRINMQKVTVRDPNSVLLNYNPTGKVPTLVTDDKFILSETRIICVYLNHFNNEIKLVADISNSFLQHLEGITNGFLDGIAVWVRERRRPLSEQSPGIIELEHFRALRCLDYFNKILDKLDQSPKLAHLTLSSALGLENRLPELQWRQKYPKLAHWYDEFSGRPSMQSTIPEN; the protein is encoded by the coding sequence ATGAGACTTTTCTACACACCGAACTCTCCATACGCACGCATAGCGCGAGTAGCTGCACTGGAACTGAATCTAAGTAATCGGATTAATATGCAAAAAGTTACGGTGCGCGATCCCAATAGTGTCCTTCTGAATTACAATCCTACAGGTAAAGTTCCAACCCTAGTAACTGACGACAAATTTATCTTAAGTGAAACCCGCATTATTTGCGTTTATCTAAATCACTTCAATAATGAAATCAAACTAGTTGCTGATATTTCCAATAGTTTTTTACAGCACCTTGAAGGCATAACCAACGGATTTCTAGATGGCATTGCTGTTTGGGTACGTGAGCGAAGACGTCCACTTAGCGAGCAATCGCCTGGGATTATTGAGCTAGAACATTTCCGTGCGTTGAGGTGTCTGGACTATTTCAATAAAATATTGGATAAACTCGACCAAAGCCCTAAGCTAGCTCATTTAACGCTCAGCTCTGCACTTGGGCTGGAGAACCGTCTTCCCGAACTGCAATGGCGGCAGAAATATCCAAAACTTGCCCATTGGTATGATGAATTCTCTGGACGGCCTTCCATGCAATCGACAATACCAGAGAACTAA
- a CDS encoding ABC transporter permease subunit has product MPNIFIGALVTEQVFRVPGIGALLIESIYRNDTPVVMSITFIYAILIVVFNLVADILYALLDPRVQYTK; this is encoded by the coding sequence ATTCCTAATATTTTCATAGGGGCTTTGGTCACAGAACAAGTTTTTCGTGTTCCCGGTATTGGTGCTTTATTGATAGAATCGATCTATCGTAATGATACACCAGTCGTAATGTCGATTACTTTTATCTATGCAATTTTAATTGTTGTTTTTAATCTGGTTGCAGATATTCTTTATGCTTTATTAGATCCTCGAGTTCAGTACACAAAGTAG
- a CDS encoding transposase, with translation MWGEEVLEQIEEVSMDLTTHCPQKKGEPSSPFIYRGVVQDIPNKVPPFSTCKTPVTGNYKNLVEKICSNAVITVDRFHLRKLIHEELNQARIAEKKAALSLNIESREKVFDSLKGNKYTILKAEDNLTDQQKIKLDIIREASPLIATMHSLKEEFRNLFDTSEDPGTGILGLLDWLEKDGPLYQKSVNTIKRWFGEVAGYFDNKTTNGVVEGINNKLKLIKRSGCGFKDFRNFEIRALLSWHYDVNLAR, from the coding sequence ATGTGGGGAGAAGAAGTTTTAGAACAAATAGAAGAAGTAAGTATGGATCTGACGACGCATTGTCCCCAGAAAAAGGGGGAACCTTCAAGCCCCTTTATTTATAGAGGGGTAGTGCAGGATATCCCAAATAAGGTTCCCCCTTTTTCTACGTGTAAGACCCCCGTGACCGGAAATTATAAAAATTTAGTTGAGAAGATATGCTCAAACGCCGTTATTACAGTGGATAGATTCCATCTTCGCAAATTAATACACGAAGAGTTAAACCAAGCCAGAATAGCAGAAAAAAAAGCAGCTTTGTCATTAAATATTGAATCAAGAGAAAAAGTATTTGATAGTTTAAAAGGTAATAAATATACAATTTTAAAAGCAGAAGATAACCTCACTGATCAACAAAAAATAAAATTAGATATAATTAGAGAAGCATCTCCTTTAATAGCAACAATGCATTCATTGAAAGAAGAATTCCGTAATTTATTTGATACGAGTGAAGACCCAGGAACAGGAATATTAGGGCTACTTGATTGGTTAGAAAAAGATGGACCATTATATCAAAAAAGTGTTAATACAATTAAACGATGGTTTGGAGAAGTAGCAGGATATTTTGATAACAAAACTACTAATGGTGTTGTAGAAGGAATTAATAATAAATTGAAACTAATAAAAAGAAGTGGATGTGGCTTTAAGGACTTCCGTAATTTTGAAATTAGAGCTTTACTTTCTTGGCACTATGATGTTAATTTAGCACGTTAA
- a CDS encoding transposase family protein, whose amino-acid sequence MKRVLSELLNLPEVVVESSLQEGKTLILSVTKKTKNAVCPQCGKESRHLHQNQNYLIKDLPMGDKEVILNINRRRFKCKKCRKTFNEELDFVGVRRKYTHRYAESVIKQLINSDVSNVAKNNGLSEEEVYSMLEDIVKDILPINVSNLKRLGIDEISLVKGQGKFIVCSELQIQEN is encoded by the coding sequence ATGAAAAGGGTTTTGAGTGAATTGTTAAATTTACCTGAAGTAGTAGTGGAATCCAGTCTACAAGAGGGGAAAACCTTAATTTTATCAGTAACTAAAAAGACTAAAAATGCAGTCTGCCCACAGTGCGGTAAAGAGTCGCGTCATTTACACCAAAACCAAAATTACTTAATAAAAGATTTGCCGATGGGAGATAAAGAAGTAATACTAAACATAAATAGACGAAGATTTAAATGTAAAAAATGTCGTAAAACGTTTAACGAAGAACTCGACTTTGTAGGAGTAAGAAGAAAATATACGCATCGTTATGCGGAAAGTGTTATTAAACAACTTATTAATAGCGATGTAAGTAATGTAGCCAAAAATAATGGATTAAGTGAAGAAGAAGTTTATTCGATGCTTGAAGATATAGTTAAAGATATTTTACCAATAAATGTTAGTAATTTGAAGAGGTTAGGAATAGATGAAATAAGTTTAGTTAAAGGTCAAGGTAAATTTATTGTGTGCTCTGAGTTGCAGATTCAGGAAAATTAA
- a CDS encoding GNAT family N-acetyltransferase, protein MKVETQHLILKEFQLEDFQQLAPILANPQVMKFSLAGTLSAWQTQEKIANFIASYAKYGFGKWAVIFKESNELIGYCGIAVEEIDNQAEKEIGYRLDPRFWGRGLATEAVTAALRYGFAQLKLPYILGIVERENMKSVRVLKKLGMIYKRDTIYRGIEMNVYRVTQNVYL, encoded by the coding sequence ATGAAAGTAGAGACACAACACCTCATTCTCAAAGAATTTCAACTAGAAGACTTTCAGCAGCTCGCACCGATACTTGCCAACCCACAAGTCATGAAATTTTCTCTAGCAGGTACTCTTTCAGCTTGGCAAACACAGGAAAAAATAGCAAACTTCATTGCTTCCTATGCAAAATATGGTTTTGGTAAATGGGCTGTTATCTTTAAAGAAAGCAATGAGTTGATTGGCTATTGTGGGATAGCAGTTGAAGAAATTGATAATCAAGCAGAAAAAGAAATTGGCTATCGACTCGATCCAAGGTTTTGGGGTAGAGGTCTGGCAACGGAAGCGGTGACAGCAGCTTTGCGATATGGATTCGCTCAACTTAAACTCCCATATATTCTTGGTATTGTTGAACGTGAGAATATGAAATCAGTAAGAGTTCTCAAGAAGTTAGGAATGATATATAAGAGAGATACCATATATCGTGGGATCGAAATGAATGTGTATCGAGTAACTCAAAATGTCTATCTATAA
- a CDS encoding histidine phosphatase family protein produces MNKVLYVVRHCQASGQQPDAPLTKEGKVQAKLLADFFSRIQIERIVSSPFVRAYQSITPLAENLGITIDFDDRLRERVLSTIMLPDWLEQLRQTFDDFDLCLMGGESSRTAMQRAVAVVDEILLHDAKVTLIVTHGNLMTLLLKYFNEQIGFAEWQSLTNPDIYNVVIGKGHVEVKRIWHE; encoded by the coding sequence ATGAACAAAGTTTTATATGTAGTTAGGCACTGTCAAGCATCAGGACAACAGCCTGATGCTCCACTCACAAAGGAGGGTAAAGTACAAGCCAAGTTACTCGCCGACTTTTTTTCGAGAATTCAGATCGAACGCATTGTCTCTAGTCCTTTTGTCAGAGCGTATCAATCTATCACACCTCTTGCTGAAAACTTAGGTATTACCATTGACTTTGACGATCGACTAAGGGAACGAGTATTAAGTACGATAATGCTTCCCGATTGGCTTGAACAACTGCGCCAGACTTTTGACGATTTCGATTTGTGTTTGATGGGTGGTGAGTCAAGCCGTACCGCAATGCAACGAGCAGTTGCAGTAGTTGATGAAATTTTGCTACATGATGCTAAGGTCACGCTTATTGTCACCCATGGTAATTTAATGACCTTGCTATTAAAATATTTTAACGAGCAGATAGGTTTTGCTGAGTGGCAGAGTTTGACAAATCCAGACATATATAATGTTGTGATTGGCAAAGGTCATGTAGAAGTTAAGCGTATATGGCATGAATAG